Genomic segment of Paenibacillaceae bacterium GAS479:
TTTTCCCCAAGTCCAGTGGACAAACAATGAATACGCGCGTAGACTTCAGCGTCTTCTTTGGAAGCTCTTCGGATGGTTAACTCTCCGGGGAAATGATAGGGGCGTATTGGTGCGCCTTCATTATGTTCTGAATTAGTTCCGTCATTGCCTTTGCTCCCAACTGGCTCAAAACGCTTATACATACCGGCATGATGTCCGATCAACTTGTAACCACGCCGACCAAGCTCAGTCAACAATCCCTCCGTCGCCTGATGCGGGTTCAGCTCCAGCCTAACCGGTCGCCGACGCTCGCGATAAAAAGTTTCCAAGCGGTCAAGCTCGGGCACTATTGCTTCTTGTACACCTTTTACGCAATTAAACTGCGGCCAAGGCATACCGGCACTATACAGTGCCCTTGCGCTTCCGGCTCGCTCAATTTCTACCCCTTCGGGGTTGCCCGGCCGCTCTTTCACGGCTTGCAGCCGGTCAACCATGGCCTGAGTCTCTGCCTGTTCGGCAAGGTCCGCATCTTCTTGATACAAAACATGAGCATCTTTTATCATTATGAAACTCCTTTCGTTAGCCTGAAAGTGCCCCTATCTCTTCACCAGTCTACCATTTATTAGGCGAAGAAGGATGGGTTCGCGCAGCGAGTTTCACTGTTAAGTTTTTAAGTCCAAGCGTTCCTTGTGAAACAAATAAAAGCACCACCTATTAGACATTCATAATAGGTGGCGCCTTTAGTTTACGTTCTGATTGTCACTTATTTCTTATTGGCCAAGAACTCATCCAATTGACGTTGTACCTCAGCTACATACTTATCGATTCCCGCTGCTTTCAGCTTTTTAATCGCTTTAGGATACCCTGTTTCAAAATCCACAAAGCCTGAGCGAATAGCCGCCATATCCTTGCCAGCAACCTCTTTAAGCGCGGTTTCGACTAATTTAACTTTCTCATTGTTAAAGCGGAAGCCAAGTGAAGCGGATACAACAGCCTTATCATCCCAGCTCTTATAATTATCAATAGATTCTTGTGCTACATCCGGTCCAAACAATTGATAATTTTTGTTTCTAAACATCCATTCATAGAAAAATTCATTAGCAGTCAGCTTCTTGATTCTTCCATCTACAACTTCAAAATCCTTGCCTTCGATACCATAAAGTGCAAATTGGTAATTATCTTGAGATTTATACAACCAGTTCACAAACTTAATCGCACCTTCTGGATTTGGAGCCGTTGCAGGTACGCTCAAAACCTCTCCGCCGGTTGCTGTAATATATCGCGGTTTTTCTGGTGCTAAAAGATATGTTTTAACCCTTGCTTCCGGTGCATTCGCTTTAATTGAAGCGATAATTTCCATTTCCTTGCCTAGCGATCCTTCCACCCACAGGTATAGGCCTGTTTGCATACGTGTATCTCTTTCATTATATTTAATCGTTAAATCTTCGGTATAAAGTTTGGCTTCATACATACTGCGGTTAAACTTAGCTACTTCCTGGAAAGCTTTCGTTTCATAGTAGCTATAAGCTTTTTTGGTGTCTTCGCCAAATACGATCAAATCTTCTACTGCAATAAAGTTATATTGCTCTTCTGCAAAATTTCTAGTTAGCGGTTTAAAGACAATATCAGCAGGTCCTTTCATTTGCGGGAACTTTTCTTTCGCAAGTGTGGCAAACTTTTTCAAATCATCAGCGGTCTTCACTTCGCTCATACCAACTGCCTCAAGTATATCCTGACGTACTGCTACCAGTTGATACATAGCCGAGGACGGGGCATACGAGGTTGGAATACCGTGTATTTTACCGTCAAGCATGGCACCTTGGAATTGCTCCATTGGCAACACCTTAAGCATATCTTGGCCGTACTTCTCAATCAAATCATCTAGCGGCTGAGTTTGCTTTTTATTAACCATTGCAGCAAGATCAGGAAGACCATCCCAATAGAGATCAATCGGTTCATTTGCGGCCAGCATAATATCTTTTTGTTCCCAATACTGAGCCCATGGCACAAATATAACATCAACCTTCAATCCAAGTTCAGTTGCCATCTTGTCGGCAAATTCATTTTTAAGAAAATCAGTCATTCGCTCGCTTTCATCGCCTGGGTACAATATAGTGAGTGTTTCGAGCTTGGCACCGTCACCGCCGCCTTCTTTTGTGTCACCGCTACAGCTTGTTAAAATAGACGTTAATAATAACGCTGTAATCATAAAGATAAGCATTTTGCTCCTTTTCATTGAATACCCTCCCCTTTTAATGGCTATATATGTTGAGCCTTGAATGGCCTACAACCTTATTCCTTTATTGCGCCCGCCATAATGCCATGTACAAAGTATTTTTGAATGTAAGGGTACAAGAAAATGATAGGTCCAATGGTGATGACGGTAACAGCCATCTTAACGGTTTCTGCGGGCAACGTTATATTTCCAGAGGCTCCTGTTGGAATACGGCCTGAGCTGATCGCGTTTACATTGGATAAAATGCTATAGAGATAGTATTGAAGTGGAAACAAATCCTTCTCGTTGATAAAAATAAGCGCATTCCACCAATCATTCCAGTAATTAAGCGCATACATTAGACCAACCGTCAGTAGCGCTGTTTTGCTTAGAGGAAGGGCTATCTTCACATATATTGTAAAATAATTAGCTCCATCAATCTCCGCGGCTTCATACATGGACGGTGAAATGCTGGCAAAAAAGGTTCGCATCAGGAACATATTCCAAACGCTAAAAACAGAAGGAATAATTAAAGCTAAAATACTGTTTTTCAAGCCATAATAATTGACGCTAACCATATACCATGGAATCAAGCCTGCTGAAAAAATAATGGTGAAGTTACTGATAAACGCAATTATATTTCGATATCTCAGCTTTTTTATCGATATGGCGAATGCAATCATGCTTGTAATCAGTAGTGCGCTGATCGTACCTACTACGGTTATAAAAATAGTAACACCGTAGGATCTGAGAATCTTCGCTCCACTGTTCACAAAAATATACTTATACGTGTCAATGGTAGGGCTTTGAGGGAGGATTGAATATCCGTTCCTAGTAACCGCCTGTTCTGCGGAAAAGGAAACGCTTAACGTTAATATGAGAGGGTAAAGACAAACGAGTGCAAACAGGCCAATTAATAAGTAGGCCAAGCTTATCACAAGTCTATCTCCAGCTAATCGATTGATTCCCATGATTAGAATAATCCCTCCCCATCATTCATTTTCTTGGCCGATTTATTGGCAGCAGTAATTAGAATTAATCCCATAACCGACTGGAATAATCCAATCGCCGTAGAGTAAGAAAAGCCCAAGGATCGCATAGATGCATAAACATAAGTATCGATGACCGTTACTTCGTCAGCTAATACCGGGTTATTGCCAACAATTCCGTAAATCATGCCAAAGTCACCATAAAAGATTCGACCCACACTCAGCAAAGTTAAAACGATGATAGTCGGTTTAAGCATAGGGATGGTTAGATAAAAAATACTTTGCAGTTTATTGGCGCCATCTACTTTAGCCGACTCATATAAACTTCCATCGAAGTTAGCCATTGCAGCCATGTAGATAATAGAGCTGTATCCGCTCCATTTCCAAACACTCGCAAGAATAATGATCCACTTCCAGTACTTCGGCTCTGAATACCAACTGATGGGTTCTGCACCGAAGAACTTTAATATATTGTTGGCAACGCCAACATCCGTCGAAAAGATACCGTAAAGAATAGCGCCTACAACTACCCATGAGATGAAATACGGGAAAAACATCATGCTTTGAGCTACCCGTTTGTATGCATCATTTCGTATTTCGTTTAATAAAATGGCAATACCAACAGGGACAATTATCCCTAAAATGATGCCGAAAAAGTTGATGTATAACGTATTGTAGATAACCTTCCAGCCCATGCTGTTAGAAAAAAAGTATTTGAAATTATCCAGTCCAACAAACTTACTGCCAAATATTCCATCCACGACGTTAAAATCGGTAAACGCCATCCATATTCCGGCAAAAGGAATATAGCTGAACATAAGCAACACAATTAGAGCAGGCAAACACATGAGATACAATAGCCTGTTTTTCATGATCTCGGACAGAAAGCCCTTCACAGCTGAACCCATTGCATCACTACCTTTACATAATTATCAAGCTATCATTCTGTAAGGATTGTTGCAGCTCTTCCTTTAAACGGTCGATATCAATCCCGACACCGCTCACCCTCGCTTCTTCGGCTGCATACGCCATAATATGACTTTCTACAGAACGATCAATAGAGGATCTGCTGTTGAAATCAGAGGTTTCCAAATGCTCTAGGAAATCGTTCATCAGCCCTACATCGCCGCCATTATGTGCGCCATTCATAGCGCCTGGCCGGATAATCGTTTGCTCATATTTCTCAGCACCATTTGAAGTAAACTTTGTTACTTCAATTACATTTAAGTCGTCATCTCCAGTAATCTCGCCATGTTCACACATGATTTTCATCGTACGATGCATTTTATTTGTGAAACCGCTTAAATTAAAGGTTGCTGTTACGCCATTTTTAAACTCAATTAGCGAAACCTGATGATCGCAAACGTTATTATCTGTTCGATAAACACAGCGTCCGTAAGGGCTTGTTTCCAATGCTTTTAATAGTCCCTCTTCTGTCTGATCCCCCGTTACAGCCGTAGCAGGCCACTGCCCTCTCACAGGCATATACGCTTTTTGTGCATCAAATCGGCAATCTGAGGCCACTTCACAATCCAAGCATCGATCTGCACTATTTGCCGGTGCATTCTCTTCCTTAAAGTAAGTCAGGTCACCATAAGAAGAAATCCGCTTTGCATCGCTATCTACCAGCCAGGTGAGAATATCCATGTCGTGGCAGGATTTTTGCATAATAATAGGGCTTGCAAGGTCGCTTCTTCTCCAGTTGCCTCTTACAAATGAATGAGCCATATGGAAATTCCCAATATTCTCGGTATGCTGGATCGTAACGATCTTCCCTAGCTCTCCGCTGTCGATGATTTTTTTTATTTCGGCAAAAAAGTTTGTATATCGAAGGACGTGACACACGATTACCTTCCGGCCTTTTTCATTCGCTTTTTGTTGTATTCTCAAACATTCCTCTGGACTCGGCGATATGGGCTTTTCCAACAGAATGTCATACCCAATATCAAGCGCTCTCATCGTCTGCACGAAGTGGTCTCTGTCCATTGAAGCAATAATAATTGCATCGCAGATTTTGCCTAGTTTATAAAAATCATCTACCGATTTAAACTGTCGTTCCAAAGGAATCCCAAACTTGTCTGCCGCAACCTTCCGTCTCCAATCATGCGGCTCAACCACCGCAACAATGTCTACACTTTGCGCAGCATACTCTGAGTAAATCATCCCTCTTTGCCCTGCACCGATTAATGCTATTTTCAAATCATCTACCTCCAGCACTCAAGTGTATGTCTCAGACGTTGCATACCTATTCCGGAACTTTAGGGTCTTCCAATGGGTAATAACCTTCGGGATAATATGAATCCCATATATTCAAAAGTGGATCTACAGTTGTTACTTCGACCTTCACCGTGCCCGCCTCATAGTATCCAGCCTGTTCATTGGCCCTAATATTCAGGTGGAGATGGGTTCGATCCTTGAAAAAGAGTGCAAAGCTTAACGTATATTCTCCCGGCTGCATAACCGGCAATTGTATAATTTCGTTATGGACAAAGTCTCCTGTTAACCATGAATCCGTTGCCGCTTGCAAGGGGAACTCATGGGCTGAATCCCCTTTCACTACCTTCACCCATAGACTAAAATCATCATAAATTTTGGAAATTCCCGTATTAACAAACCAAAAGCGAAGCGGCAAGCTGCCATTGCTGGATACGGTTTCTGGATAAGTCAGCCTTCGCAAAGCAAGGTTATATCCCAGCCCCGCGCTCAAGTTGGCATGACTTGCGTGCCATCGGTACGCCTCACGTCTAATATGAGGACCACAATCATCATCTGTCACATGAAGGACAACCGGACTGCTTTTCCATACATGCTGCAGCTTTTGTTTAGCAAAGGCCTCACAGCATTCCATCCAGTTCTCTTCGTTGCACTTTACTAGCAAGCCAAAAGTACGGCCATGTAAATAACGGATTAGTTTATGATTGTGCAAATCGGCAAGGAGGTTCTGATGCTCAAAAGAATCGATATAAGCATTCCATTCCTCCTTGCTGTCAGCCAGAGTCGAGATTACAACGCCAACCAAACGTCCCTCTGAATCGATATAGCTCCCGACTTTTCTTATAAAAGCTGCAAAACTGTCACTCGGATGGCTTCTCACCCATAAGGGAATATCCGGCTGGAGTACAAGTATTGGATTTGATGCTGCATGAAGAGCTTTCTCTATCTCCTGGAGCCAATAAACCCCTCTAGCCGGCTCCAGCTCTTTCCATGAACATGTCACATATTCGAACTGCCCATTTTTTTGAGGATCATCAAGGCTAGGTAAAGGATGAGGTCGAATTTTTATCGTTTTATACTTTTCATAGTTTTCAAGCGAATATTTCCCCATCCAATTGCCTCCCTATAAATGGCTGTCAACTGTTTCAGAGAAATCTTCAATATCCGCGGCTGTTATATAGGGCTCGTTTCCTATCCCTTCAATCTCCTCTTTCAATACAATCATGCTTGTTGTATTAAATCGGGAGCCGTTCCCCATATATGCCCAAGCTGCCTTTTGCAATGAAGTCGTTAATCGTTCCGGATGATCACTGAGATCTCCCTCCCGGTTTTTAAACAACTCATAGCGCAGCATGCCGTCTCCATCGAAGGTTGGATAATTATAAAACTGTCTTTGAACGAGCACGATATTGCTTTTTTCATTGTCCAAGAGAAGCGATAATTTAGCATCGTACAGCCAGCTTGCGCTCCAGAATCCTTTAATGGGTATCTCAGCAAAATATTTGGAAAATAGACTGATGGCCATAACCATAGAGTTTTTTAGCCTCTCTGGTGTATAACCGGGTCCGGCTGGGATATGAAGCGCTAACAAAATATCCCCTCTTTGCAGGGCCGGATTCCATTCCTGCTTGTTTATAGCTGTCGTTGTTCTTTCTGTGAAACCCATAGGATTGATTCGGTTGGCAGTGATCGCATGATCGGTTTCTTCCCAAGCCGACAGGAACGGACTGCGATGATCAAACACCTCATTGATTCCATCCCGTTGCCCATCACTGCGGAACTTTAATCCACCATGCTGAAACGCGATAACTTTTTGCGTTTGCACATTACGATAAGCCGTAAATTCATCATCGAATCGATGCGGGATAAACAGAAAACGATCCAATCGGAAAATCGAACATGTATAGAAATTCATATCCCACGGAAAGTCCTGTACTTTACCATCGCCGTGTAAAACCAGTTTTTCGAGTTGGCCCTTTAGAGGCTGATGGGGTATGTTTTCGTAATACATTTTGGGAACGCCGCGCTCCTCCAACCTCTTCATGGAAGGGGCAACACAGGCAAGCAACAAGAGAAATGAATATAAGTCGCTATATTGCTCCATACATCCTGGAGTCATATTTGTATAAAAGCTTTCATCACAGCGCATACGCGCTGTGCACATATCCTGGACTAAAAATTGCGTAAAACGAAATAAAATTTCATCATTTTCAATAGCTTCAAGCCCGTTAACCAGCAATTGCCCTGTATGCTCAGGAATTTGATATTGAGCAAAAATAGTAGACAGAAACTCGCGTGGAATTAAATGGGTATCTTCATCCAATTGATAACGCTTACATTTATCCTCTAAACCTTCGGGCAAATAATCAAAATTGCAGTATTCAGCCGATTTTTTAAAATCCAGCCGAACTTCCTTATCCATTCGATGTTTATCCCCTTTCGATGACTACTGTCCCCATTGGATAATATCCGTCCGTATAGCCTTCAATCGCAAGTTTTACATTCCCAATTTCTTTTACACCGGTTTCGATGCCAATCTCCAGCATATACTCTCCTGCAGCAGCCTCGCTCGGTACAGGGATGCTTTCTTCCCACGCAATATCCTCATCCGGCCGCCATTCCCTTATATCTTCTTTGCTATAAAGCGTATATGTTCCGTTCTTGCCTCTTAGCCTCAGCACAAGCGGATATTGATTATAGATCGGAGCAACCCCCACATTAGCCCATAGAGAAGCAATGTCCAACTCCCCGCCCGCCTTAACTTCAGAACTATAAGTTAATTTTCTTAATTCATATCGATATCCCATCTTCTTCAGCCAACGTTCGATATTATCTTTCCATGGCTCCGGAACAGTAGTCCCTTTGTTGTTAAAAGAAGAAATATGCCACTTGAGTGTTTCCTCAATGATGTAATCAATATCCCAGCCCTGAATATGCCAATCATTCATATGCCAGCAAGCTTCAAATAAAATCGGGGCTCTCTGCCAGGCGTCAGCCATTTGAAAGTTCTGTATATTTTGAGGATAAAAATCATTCATATGCGACCATTCTGCTCCATGAAAACCTCCCATATCTCCTAAACAGTCAACGCGGAAGCCCACCTTGGCTCTTCTGTCCTTGATAATTCTCGAAGATAGCGGGTCATGCAATAGCGCTTGGAGCGGTGTCGTTTTAAATCCATCTAGATAGGCGTCTGTAATGCGCTGAATAGACTCTGGCTGCAGGAACTCCGTACCTCCTCCTTCCCCCCACGCTCCTACAATTGTTAAATCAATAGAGCTAATAACGGGATGACCATCGTACTTTTCGGCAAAAGCACTAATAAAGTCGGACCAATACTCCACATAACGTGTTGTATGGGGATCTACTCTCCAGAAGGGAAATTCGGGCTCCTCCGGGACTTCTGTTCTGAACCACTCGGGAATATCATCCTCGGGGTTTAGCGCATATGGAGAACACCGTACTACAGCCGTACAACCTAAGGATTTGGCGTAATCCAGCTTCTGCTCTAACACTTCCCATCGGTATAAACCCTTGGTAACTTCTATATCTCTCCAACGTGCACTGCAAAAATAGACTTTACTATCGGGATGATTGTACGTCCTGCTATCTTCCGTAAATTTATACTTCTCTACCTTTTCCCCACGGTTGTCATACACATCGTCTACGTCGCTCATCAATCCAGGTGCTGTAGTAAAACCAATGCCAGGATTCGTTATTAAGCCATCAATGATCGCAGGGTATACCGTAACTGCTTTATTCATGCCTTATCAGCTCCCAACTATGTATACTTCACAGTGATCATCGCCCAATATTGTTACGTGATTTGTTACGTAATTAATGATTTGTTTAGTAATTCATGGTGCAATTATACCACTTTAATTCCATGCTGCAAGCCAATTTTAAAAAATTTAAATGTTTAGTTCACCCCACATACTACCTTATCCATATGGTACTATATAGCTTAATACGCCTGTTACGTTTATGTATTAACGAACGGCTAGGAGCGTTTACGCAACAAATCTCGTACACAGCGTATCATGACCGCTATTAGCCTATTAAAGGAGCTGTACCTATTTATGAGTACGATTAGAGATGTTGCCAAATTAGCAACCGTGTCCACGGCCACTGTATCTAGAGTTTTAAACAATGATACAACCTATAAAATTACCGATAAAACCCGTGAAAGAGTTTGGCAGGCTGTTACACAGCTTAACTATAAACTTACCTCAAGTCCTAAACGTCAATCAGGGGTAAAAGATGATTCTACTTCGCAGACAACTATCAAAATAGGTTGTGTATTAAGCGTTACTAAAAATAAATATAACGATCCCTATTTTATGTCTATATTATCCGGTATCGAAGAAAGATTGCTTCATACAGGGCATTCGATTGCCTTTATTCGCACTGGGCCTGAATTAGATGATAAAAAAATCTTGTTTAATACTTTTAATGAATCGATAACAGGTCTTATTATTATGGAATCCTTAAAGAGCGAAACCTATGAGTACCTGCGCAATCAGGTTCCACATATAGTCGGCATTGATACAGAACGTGGCGAAATCGACAACGTAGGTTATGATCATTACAATGTTGCCTCGCTGGCTGTTAACCATTTGATCCAAAAAGGACATACAAATATTGGATTTATCGGTGGAAGCGCCGCTTCGAGCAACTTGAAAGAAAGCAGACGCTATCGCGGCTACTACGCTAGCATGCATGCTGCCGGATTGTCCGTAAATCCCGAATGGGTTATTAATTGCTTTTGGGACGAGGATATTTGTACCGAAAAAGTTAATCATTTATGCCAAACAAAAAATGTACCAACTGCTTTTTTCGCTGCGAGTGATTTGATGGCTATGGCGGCGCTTAACAGCTTGTATAACAATGGGATCTCGGTGCCAGATGAAGTAGCTGTTATCGGCTTATCCAATATTGAAGTATCCAAGTATTCTAATCCACCTTTAACAACAATCGA
This window contains:
- a CDS encoding carbohydrate ABC transporter membrane protein 2, CUT1 family, with product MGINRLAGDRLVISLAYLLIGLFALVCLYPLILTLSVSFSAEQAVTRNGYSILPQSPTIDTYKYIFVNSGAKILRSYGVTIFITVVGTISALLITSMIAFAISIKKLRYRNIIAFISNFTIIFSAGLIPWYMVSVNYYGLKNSILALIIPSVFSVWNMFLMRTFFASISPSMYEAAEIDGANYFTIYVKIALPLSKTALLTVGLMYALNYWNDWWNALIFINEKDLFPLQYYLYSILSNVNAISSGRIPTGASGNITLPAETVKMAVTVITIGPIIFLYPYIQKYFVHGIMAGAIKE
- a CDS encoding multiple sugar transport system permease protein/putative aldouronate transport system permease protein, with amino-acid sequence MGSAVKGFLSEIMKNRLLYLMCLPALIVLLMFSYIPFAGIWMAFTDFNVVDGIFGSKFVGLDNFKYFFSNSMGWKVIYNTLYINFFGIILGIIVPVGIAILLNEIRNDAYKRVAQSMMFFPYFISWVVVGAILYGIFSTDVGVANNILKFFGAEPISWYSEPKYWKWIIILASVWKWSGYSSIIYMAAMANFDGSLYESAKVDGANKLQSIFYLTIPMLKPTIIVLTLLSVGRIFYGDFGMIYGIVGNNPVLADEVTVIDTYVYASMRSLGFSYSTAIGLFQSVMGLILITAANKSAKKMNDGEGLF
- a CDS encoding Oxidoreductase family, C-terminal alpha/beta domain, translated to MKIALIGAGQRGMIYSEYAAQSVDIVAVVEPHDWRRKVAADKFGIPLERQFKSVDDFYKLGKICDAIIIASMDRDHFVQTMRALDIGYDILLEKPISPSPEECLRIQQKANEKGRKVIVCHVLRYTNFFAEIKKIIDSGELGKIVTIQHTENIGNFHMAHSFVRGNWRRSDLASPIIMQKSCHDMDILTWLVDSDAKRISSYGDLTYFKEENAPANSADRCLDCEVASDCRFDAQKAYMPVRGQWPATAVTGDQTEEGLLKALETSPYGRCVYRTDNNVCDHQVSLIEFKNGVTATFNLSGFTNKMHRTMKIMCEHGEITGDDDLNVIEVTKFTSNGAEKYEQTIIRPGAMNGAHNGGDVGLMNDFLEHLETSDFNSRSSIDRSVESHIMAYAAEEARVSGVGIDIDRLKEELQQSLQNDSLIIM
- a CDS encoding transcriptional regulator, LacI family; this encodes MSTIRDVAKLATVSTATVSRVLNNDTTYKITDKTRERVWQAVTQLNYKLTSSPKRQSGVKDDSTSQTTIKIGCVLSVTKNKYNDPYFMSILSGIEERLLHTGHSIAFIRTGPELDDKKILFNTFNESITGLIIMESLKSETYEYLRNQVPHIVGIDTERGEIDNVGYDHYNVASLAVNHLIQKGHTNIGFIGGSAASSNLKESRRYRGYYASMHAAGLSVNPEWVINCFWDEDICTEKVNHLCQTKNVPTAFFAASDLMAMAALNSLYNNGISVPDEVAVIGLSNIEVSKYSNPPLTTIDVPTNEIGIVAVDLLLDRINRNSMLPKKVILPTRLIERSST
- a CDS encoding carbohydrate ABC transporter substrate-binding protein, CUT1 family — its product is MKRSKMLIFMITALLLTSILTSCSGDTKEGGGDGAKLETLTILYPGDESERMTDFLKNEFADKMATELGLKVDVIFVPWAQYWEQKDIMLAANEPIDLYWDGLPDLAAMVNKKQTQPLDDLIEKYGQDMLKVLPMEQFQGAMLDGKIHGIPTSYAPSSAMYQLVAVRQDILEAVGMSEVKTADDLKKFATLAKEKFPQMKGPADIVFKPLTRNFAEEQYNFIAVEDLIVFGEDTKKAYSYYETKAFQEVAKFNRSMYEAKLYTEDLTIKYNERDTRMQTGLYLWVEGSLGKEMEIIASIKANAPEARVKTYLLAPEKPRYITATGGEVLSVPATAPNPEGAIKFVNWLYKSQDNYQFALYGIEGKDFEVVDGRIKKLTANEFFYEWMFRNKNYQLFGPDVAQESIDNYKSWDDKAVVSASLGFRFNNEKVKLVETALKEVAGKDMAAIRSGFVDFETGYPKAIKKLKAAGIDKYVAEVQRQLDEFLANKK